The genomic stretch CTCTATGGCATCGTGCCGGCCGAGCAGCGCAAGCCGTTCGACGTGCGCGACATCATCGCCCGCGTGGTCGACGGTTCGGAATTCGACGAGTTCAAGAAGCTGTATGGCCAGACGTTGATCTGCGGCTTCGCCCATATCTGGGGCTATCCGGTCGGCATCATCGCCAATAACGGCATCCTGTTCAGCGAGAGCTCGCTGAAGGGCGCGCATTTCATCGAGCTGTGCTGCCAGCGCAATATTCCGCTGGTGTTTTTGCAGAACATCACCGGCTTCATGGTCGGCAAGAAATACGAAGCCGGCGGCATCGCCCGCGACGGCGCCAAGCTGGTGACCGCGGTGGCGACCGCCAATGTGCCGAAATTCACCGTGGTGATCGGCGGCTCCTATGGGGCCGGCAATTACGGCATGTGCGGCCGGGCCTATTCGCCGCGCTTTCTGTGGATGTGGCCGAATGCGCGGATCTCGGTGATGGGCGGCGAGCAGGCCGCGATGGTGCTGAGCACGCTGCGGCGCGACAATATCGAGGCCAAGGGCGGCACATGGTCGGCCGAGGAAGAAGAAGCGTTTCGCGCGCCGACCCGCGAGCAGTTCGAGACCCAGGGCAGCCCGTATTACGCCACGGCGCGGCTATGGGACGACGGCGTGATCGACCCGGCCGATACCAGGCTGGTGCTCGGGCTTGGTCTGTCTGCCTCGGCCAATGCGCCGATCGAGCCGACCAAATTCGGCCTGTTCAGGATGTGATGATGGCACCGTCTGCATTGTATCGGCGATTTCGCACCCTGCTGATCGCCAATCGCGGCGAGATCGCCTGCCGGGTGATCCGTTCGGCGCGCGCCATGGGCTTGCGAACCGTCGCGGTCTATTCCGAGGCGGACCGCGACGCGCTGCATGTCGGGCTGGCCGACGAGGCGGTGCTGATCGGCCCGGCGCGCGCCCGCGATTCCTATCTCAGCATCGACAATATCATCGCTGCGGCCAAGCAAAGTGGCGCCGAGGCGATCCATCCCGGCTACGGCTTTCTGTCGGAGAGCGCCGAATTCGCCCAGGCCTGCGCCGACGCCAACATTGTGTTCGTCGGCCCGACCGCCGCGATGATCACCGCGATGGGCTCCAAGTCCGGCTCCAAGGAACTGATGGAAAAAGCCGGCGTGCCGTTGGTGCCGGGCTTCCACGGCGAGGCGCAGGACGAGGCGACGCTGGCGGCGGAGGCCGACAAGATCGGCTTTCCGGTGCTGGTGAAGGCTTCGGCCGGCGGCGGCGGCCGCGGCATGCGGATCGTGCGCTCGGCCGGAGAGCTGTCCGCGGCGATCGTCAGCGCCAAGCGCGAGGCCAAGGCGGCGTTCGGCGACGACCGCATGCTGATCGAGAAATTCGTGCGGAACCCGCGCCATATCGAGGTGCAGATCGTCGGCGACAGCCATGGCAATCTGGTGTCGCTGTTCGAGCGCGAATGCACGCTGCAGCGCCGCCACCAGAAAGTGATCGAGGAGGCGCCGTCGCCGACGCTCACCCCGGCGCAGCGCGAAACGGTGTGCGCGGCGGCGCGCAAGGCGGCGGGCGCGGTGAATTATGTCGGCGCCGGCACCATCGAATTCGTCTCCGACGGCCAGGATGTGTTCTTCATCGAGATGAACACGCGGCTGCAAGTCGAGCATCCGGTCACCGAACTGATCACCGGCGTCGATCTGGTCGAATGGCAGTTGCGCGTTGCCTTCGGCGAGAAGCTGCCGCTGACCCAGGACCAGATCAAGCTCAATGGCCACGCCATCGAGGCGCGGGTCTATGCGGAAAATCCGCACAAGAACTTCATGCCGTCGGTCGGCGCGATCAAGACCTGGCGCATGCCGGCGCAGACCAACGGCTTGCGGATCGACGCCGGCTATCGCACCGGCGATGCGGTGTCGCCCTATTACGACGCAATGCTGGCCAAGGTGATCGCCTGGGCGCCGACCCGCGATGCCGCGATCGACCGGCTCAATCGCGGGCTGGAAGACGCCGATGTGCGCGGCGTCACCACCAATCTGGCGTTCCTGTCGGCGCTGATCACCCATCAGCAGGTTCGCGCCAACGCCATCGACACCAGCTTCATCGAACGCGAGCTGACCGGGCTGACGCCGCCGGCCGCGACGCCTAGTGATCTTGAACTATGCGCCGCGGTGGCGACCATCCTGCAGGCCGAAGATCAGGCCGCGCGGGCGGACGCGGATTCGCCATGGCGCAGCTCGGGCTGGATGCCGGTCGGCCGCCGCAAGCGCGTCTTCGTGTTCCGCCACGGCCAGGGTGCCGACCATGTCGATCACCGCGTGACGCTGCTTTATGGCGGCGGGCCGTCGAGCTTGACGATCGACGCGCGCGAATTGGCATTCACCCAGGCGGCGCGCGACGACGGTCTCGACATCACCCTGGACGGTGCGCGCTCGCATGTGGTCGCCGACATCGAGGGCCACGAGCTGTATCTGCGGACCCGCAACGGACGTTTCGACCTGCACTGGGTCGATCCGTTCGGCGGCGAGGACGAAGAGCAGGTCGGCGACGACAAGATCGTGGCGCCGCTGCCCGGCACCGTGGTGGCGCTGCTGGTCGAGCAGGGCGCGCATCTCGACAAGGGCGCGGCGATCCTGACGCTGGAAGTGATGAAGATGGAGCAGACCCTGCGGGCGCCCTTCGCGGGCGTGCTGAAGGCTTTGAAATGCAAGGTCGGGGACATCGTCCAGGAAGGCGTCGAGCTCGCCGAGATCGAGCCGGACGCCTGAACCTCTCCGTTATGGCCGGGCTCGTCCCGGCCATCCACGTCTTGGACATTGTGCAAGTCGGGAAAGACGTGGATGCTCGGCACAAGGCCGGGCATGACTTCGTGTTGGTGGGAGCGCAACAATGAGCGAGACTGTCCGCATTGTCGAAGTCGGACCGCGCGACGGGCTGCAAAACGAGAAGACCCCGGTCAGCGTCGCCGACCGGATTGCTTTCATCGAGGCGCTGCTGGCCGCGGGCCTGCACACCATCGAGGTCGGCGCCTTCGTGTCGCCGAAGGCGATCCCGCAGATGGTCGGCTCCGACCAGGTGCTGCGCGCGTCGTTGCAGCGGCCCGGCGAATTCCACGTGCTGGTGCCGAACCTGAAGGGCTATGAGGCGGCGCGCGCCGCCGGCGCCACGGTGATCGCGGTGTTCGCCTCGGCCTCCGAAGGCTTTTCCCGCGCCAATATCAATTGCTCGGTCGCCGAATCGATTGAGCGCTTCAAGCCGGTGATCGCCCGGGCCCAGGCCGACGGCGTCAAGGTGCGCGGCTACATCTCCTGCGTGCTCGGCTGTCCGTTCGATGGCGAGGTGCCGGTGCAGGCGGTGGTCGATGCCGCCACCACCTTGTGGGATCTCGGCTGCTACGAAGTGTCGTTGGGCGACACCATCGGGGTCGGCACGCCGATGAAGGTGCGCGCGCTGCTGCGGGCGTGCGCCGAAGCGGTGCCGATGACGAGTCTGGCGATGCATTTCCACGACACCTACGGCCAGGCGCTGGCCAATCTCTATGCCGGCCTCGAAGAGGGCGCGCGGGTGATCGACAGCGCCGCCGGCGGCCTCGGCGGCTGCCCCTATGCGCCCGGCGCCACCGGCAATGTCGCGACCGAGGACGTAGTCTACATGCTGGAAGGCATGGGGATTCGCACTGGCGTCGACATCGACAGGCTGATCGCCGCGACCAATGATATCGCCGGGTTACTCGGGCGCCCGCCGGTCAGTCGGGTGGCGGCGGCGATCAATGCGAAGCGGCGAATGGCCAAGTAAGTTGGTGCTGCACCTCATGGTGAGGAGGTGCGAACGGCGTCAGCGCTTAGTTTCGTCATTGCGAGGAGCGCAGCGACGAAGCAATCCAGAAGCTCAGCATTCGGCGCCCTGGATTGCTTCGCTTCGCTCGCAATGACGCCTGGACGTTTTGATTCAAATACCTCTCGGGATGAGATCATCACATCACCGCCCGCCGTCCGGCCCCATCACCAGATCCGGCAGCCAGGTCGAGATTTCCGGGACCAGGCACAGCAGCACCACGGCGGCCATCATCAGCAGCACGAAGGGCAGGGTGCCCCAGATCACGTCGCTGAGCGGAATGTCGGGCGCGACGTTGCGGATGACGAAGATGTTGAGCCCGACCGGCGGATGGATCAACCCCATCTCCATCACGATGGTCATCACCACGCCGAACCAGATGATGTCGAAGCCGGCGGCGCGCAGCGGCGGCAGGATGATCGGCGCGGTCATCAAGATGATCGACACCGGCGGCAGGAAGAAGCCGAGCATCACCACCAGCACCAGGATCGCGGCAAGCAATCCCCAGCGCGGCAGCTGCATCGCCACTACGGATTCGGCGGCCGATTGCGAGATGTGCAGATAGCTCATCACATAGGAATACAGCAGCGACATGCCGATGATCATCATCAGCATGGTGGATTCCCGGATCGTCGATTTCAGGATCGGCGACAGGTCCGATGGCCGCCACACGCCATAGATCAGCGCGATCAGCAACAGCGCCAACAACCCGCCGAGGCCGGCGGTTTCCGACGGCGTGGCGTAGCCGCCATACAGCGCGATCATCACCCCGGTCAACAGGATGACGAAGGGCAGCACCCGCGGCAGCACGTTGAAGCGCTGCGCCATGGTGAATCGCTCGCGGCTGAGAATCGCGGAATCCTGTCCGGTGCGCTCATAGGCTAGCTTGGCGGTGGCGTATTCGGTGCGAAACCGCAGCACGGCGTAGATGCCGAACAGCGACACCAGCAGCAGGCCGGGGCCGATGCCGGCGAGGAACAGCCGGCCGAGCGATTTCTCCGCCGCGACCGCGAACAGGATCATGGTGATCGAGGGCGGCAGCAAAATGCCGAGCGTGCCGCCGGCGGCGATGATGCCGGCGGCGAAGCCGCCCGAATAGCCGCGCTTGCGCATTTCCGGAATCCCGGCCGAGCCGATCGCCGAACAGGTCGCCGGCGAGGAGCCCGCCATCGCGGCGAACAGCGCACAGGCGAACACATTGGCCACGCCGAGGCCGCCCGGCACCCGGTGCAGCCAGGCATGCAGCGCCGAATACAGATCCTGGCCGGCGCGCGACTTGCCGATCGCCGCGC from Rhodopseudomonas sp. BAL398 encodes the following:
- a CDS encoding acetyl/propionyl/methylcrotonyl-CoA carboxylase subunit alpha, translating into MAPSALYRRFRTLLIANRGEIACRVIRSARAMGLRTVAVYSEADRDALHVGLADEAVLIGPARARDSYLSIDNIIAAAKQSGAEAIHPGYGFLSESAEFAQACADANIVFVGPTAAMITAMGSKSGSKELMEKAGVPLVPGFHGEAQDEATLAAEADKIGFPVLVKASAGGGGRGMRIVRSAGELSAAIVSAKREAKAAFGDDRMLIEKFVRNPRHIEVQIVGDSHGNLVSLFERECTLQRRHQKVIEEAPSPTLTPAQRETVCAAARKAAGAVNYVGAGTIEFVSDGQDVFFIEMNTRLQVEHPVTELITGVDLVEWQLRVAFGEKLPLTQDQIKLNGHAIEARVYAENPHKNFMPSVGAIKTWRMPAQTNGLRIDAGYRTGDAVSPYYDAMLAKVIAWAPTRDAAIDRLNRGLEDADVRGVTTNLAFLSALITHQQVRANAIDTSFIERELTGLTPPAATPSDLELCAAVATILQAEDQAARADADSPWRSSGWMPVGRRKRVFVFRHGQGADHVDHRVTLLYGGGPSSLTIDARELAFTQAARDDGLDITLDGARSHVVADIEGHELYLRTRNGRFDLHWVDPFGGEDEEQVGDDKIVAPLPGTVVALLVEQGAHLDKGAAILTLEVMKMEQTLRAPFAGVLKALKCKVGDIVQEGVELAEIEPDA
- a CDS encoding hydroxymethylglutaryl-CoA lyase translates to MSETVRIVEVGPRDGLQNEKTPVSVADRIAFIEALLAAGLHTIEVGAFVSPKAIPQMVGSDQVLRASLQRPGEFHVLVPNLKGYEAARAAGATVIAVFASASEGFSRANINCSVAESIERFKPVIARAQADGVKVRGYISCVLGCPFDGEVPVQAVVDAATTLWDLGCYEVSLGDTIGVGTPMKVRALLRACAEAVPMTSLAMHFHDTYGQALANLYAGLEEGARVIDSAAGGLGGCPYAPGATGNVATEDVVYMLEGMGIRTGVDIDRLIAATNDIAGLLGRPPVSRVAAAINAKRRMAK
- a CDS encoding TRAP transporter large permease — protein: MTVLGIGISYGAATLFAMFSGMPIAFALGAVAVVFMAIFMPNASLDTVTQNVYEEMASITLLSIPLFILKGAAIGKSRAGQDLYSALHAWLHRVPGGLGVANVFACALFAAMAGSSPATCSAIGSAGIPEMRKRGYSGGFAAGIIAAGGTLGILLPPSITMILFAVAAEKSLGRLFLAGIGPGLLLVSLFGIYAVLRFRTEYATAKLAYERTGQDSAILSRERFTMAQRFNVLPRVLPFVILLTGVMIALYGGYATPSETAGLGGLLALLLIALIYGVWRPSDLSPILKSTIRESTMLMMIIGMSLLYSYVMSYLHISQSAAESVVAMQLPRWGLLAAILVLVVMLGFFLPPVSIILMTAPIILPPLRAAGFDIIWFGVVMTIVMEMGLIHPPVGLNIFVIRNVAPDIPLSDVIWGTLPFVLLMMAAVVLLCLVPEISTWLPDLVMGPDGGR